One genomic window of Ctenopharyngodon idella isolate HZGC_01 chromosome 18, HZGC01, whole genome shotgun sequence includes the following:
- the mbtps1 gene encoding LOW QUALITY PROTEIN: membrane-bound transcription factor site-1 protease (The sequence of the model RefSeq protein was modified relative to this genomic sequence to represent the inferred CDS: deleted 1 base in 1 codon), with the protein MGNNRKRTTGTMIVRLCLLVAALGGRLPLVGTEENGGPFSTPFHPHLNADALLSPNCSQVMLKVDFSTKVVKHEYIVAFNGYFTAKARSDFISSALRDVDAGNWRIVRRDNPASDYPSDFEVVEIRQDVRSSLLTLQDHPYIKRVTPQRMVLRSLKMTDSGTDGASPCNDTRWVQKWQSWQSSRPLRRTSLSLGSGFWHATGRHSSRRLLRAIPRHVAQILQADVLWQMGHTGSGVKVAVFDTGLSEKHPHFKNVKERTNWTNEKTLDDGLGHGTFVAGVIASMRECQGFAPDSELHIFRVFTNNQVSYTSWFLDAFNYAILKKIDVLNLSIGGPDFMDHPFVDKVWELTANKVIMVSAIGNDGPLYGTLNNPADQMDVIGVGGIDFEDNIARFSSRGMTTWELPGGYGRVKPDIVTYGSGVRGSGLKEGCRSLSGTSVASPVVAGAVTLLASTVLNRELVNPASMKQALIASARRLPGVNMFEQGHGKLDLLRAYQILNSYKPQASLSPSYIDLTECPYMWPYCSQPIYYGSMPTIVNVTILNGMGVTGRIVDKPIWQPYLPQNGDYVDVAVSYSPVLWPWAGYLAVSISVAKKAASWEGIAQGHVMVTVASPAENDSAIGGEMTSTVKLPVKVKIVPTPPRSKRILWDQYHNLRYPPGYFPRDNLRMKNDPLDWNGDHIHTNFRDMYQHLRSNGYFVEVLGAPITCFDASQYGTLLMVDSEEEYFPEEISKLRRDIDNGLSLIVFSDWYNTSVMRKVKFYDENTRQWWMPDTGGANVPALNDLISVWGMAFSDGLYEGDFTMADHDMYYASGCSIARFPEDGIVIAQTLKDQGLEVLKQETAVVENVPVLGLYQTPSEGGGRIALYGDSNCIDDSHRQKDCFWLLDALLQYTSYSMTPPSLTHSKNRVVPPTGTDRPLPQRLEGNHLYRYSKVLEAHLGDPKPRPLPACPHLSWAKPQPLNETAPSNLWKHQKLLSVDMDKVVLPNVRPYRPQVRPLSPGESGAWDIPGGIMPGRYNQEVGQTIPMFAFLGAMVVLSFFVVQLTKAKSKPKRRKPRVKRPLYLQQQQQQTPHSGKNPTV; encoded by the exons ATGGGTAATAACCGGAAACGGACCACAGGGACCATGATCGTACGGCTGTGTTTGCTTGTGGCCGCCTTAGGGGGTCGATTGCCTTTGGTGGGCACAGAAGAAAACGGTGGACCATTCTCAACTCCCTTTCATCCTCATCTGAATGCTGATGCACTCTTGAGCCCAAACTGCTCACAGGTCATGCTGAAAGTCGACTTTTCTACCAAAGTGGTCAAGCATG AGTACATTGTTGCATTTAATGGATACTTCACAGCTAAAGCGCGCAGTGATTTCATCAGCAGCGCCTTGCGAGATGTGGATGCAGGT AACTGGCGCATCGTACGGAGGGACAATCCTGCTAGCGATTACCCCAGTGACTTTGAGGTGGTGGAGATCCGGCAGGACGTCCGCAGCAGCCTGCTCACCCTGCAGGACCACCCCTACATCAAACGAGTGACGCCCCAGCGCATGGTCCTCCGCAGCCTCAAAATGACTGACT CGGGCACTGATGGGGCGTCCCCGTGCAATGACACACGCTGGGTGCAGAAGTGGCAGTCTTGGCAGTCATCAAGGCCGCTTAGGAGGACCAGTCTGTCTCTAGGCTCTGGATTCTGGCATGCCACAGGAAGACACTCCAGTCGTCGTCTTCTGCGGGCCATTCCCAGACATGTCGCTCAGATACTGCAAGCAGATGTGCTCTGGCAGATGGGACACACTG GCTCTGGAGTTAAGGTAGCAGTATTTGACACTGGGTTGAGTGAGAAGCACCCTCACTTTAAGAATGTTAAGGAAAGAACCAACTGGACCAATGAGAAAACACTGGATGATG GGTTGGGACATGGTACCTTTGTGGCTGGGGTTATTGCCAGCATGAGAGAGTGCCAGGGCTTCGCTCCTGATTCTGAGCTTCATATCTTCAGAGTTTTTACTAATAACCAG GTGTCCTACACCTCCTGGTTTTTAGATGCCTTTAACTATGCCATACTGAAGAAGATAGATGTCTTAAATCTCAGTATAGGGGGACCAGACTTTATGGACCATCCATTTGTTGACAAG GTTTGGGAGCTCACAGCCAACAAGGTGATTATGGTATCTGCTATTGGCAATGATGGCCCTCTCTACGG AACTCTGAACAATCCAGCAGATCAGATGGATGTTATTGGTGTTGGAGGGATTGATTTTGAGGACAACATTGCCAGGTTCTCATCCCGAGGCATGACAACATGG GAGCTGCCAGGTGGCTATGGCAGGGTGAAGCCTGACATCGTGACGTATGGCTCTGGTGTGCGTGGTTCAGGATTGAAGGAGGGCTGTCGTTCTCTTTCTGGCACTAGTGTTGCATCACCTGTAGTGGCTGGAGCTGTCACACTGCTGGCCAG TACTGTGCTGAACAGAGAGTTGGTGAACCCAGCCAGTATGAAGCAGGCCCTGATCGCCTCAGCACGCAGGCTGCCAGGTGTCAACATGTTCGAGCAGGGCCATGGCAAACTTGATTTACTCAGAGCCTACCAGATCCTTAACAGCTACAAGCCACAAGCCAG CCTGAGCCCGAGCTACATAGATCTGACCGAGTGCCCTTACATGTGGCCCTACTGCTCACAGCCTATTTACTACGGTAGCATGCCGACAATTGTCAACGTGACCATTCTTAATGGTATGGGCGTGACTGGAAGGATTGTGGACAAG CCCATCTGGCAGCCCTACCTTCCTCAGAATGGGGATTATGTGGACGTGGCGGTATCTTACTCGCCTGTGCTCTGGCCTTGGGCCGGTTACCTGGCTGTTTCTATATCTGTGGCCAAGAAAGCTGCATCATGGGAAGGCATCGCTCAGGGTCATGTCATGGTTACAGTGGCCTCGCCAGCAGAGAATGAC TCAGCAATAGGTGGTGAGATGACCTCCACAGTGAAGCTACCAGTGAAGGTAAAGATTGTCCCCACTCCTCCACGTAGTAAGAGGATTCTGTGGGATCAGTACCACAACTTGCGCTACCCGCCTGGCTACTTCCCCCGAGACAACCTGCGCATGAAGAACGATCCGCTTGACTG GAATGGTGATCATATCCACACTAACTTTAGAGACATGTATCAGCACCTTCGCAGCAATGGCTACTTTGTTGAGGTCTTGGGTGCACCAATCACATGCTTTGATGCCAGTCAGTATG GGACCTTGCTGATGGTGGACAGCGAGGAAGAGTATTTTCCAGAGGAGATCTCTAAGTTGAGGAGAGACATAGATAATGGCCTGTCTCTCATTGTCTTCAGTGACTGGTACAACACATCAGTCATGAGAAAAGTCAAGTTCTATGATGAGAACACCAG GCAGTGGTGGATGCCAGACACAGGGGGCGCTAACGTGCCAGCCTTGAATGACCTGATCTCAGTGTGGGGTATGGCCTTCAGTGACGGTCTGTATGAGGGAGACTTCACAATGGCAGATCATGACA TGTATTATGCCTCTGGGTGCAGCATTGCTCGTTTTCCTGAGGATGGGATTGTCATTGCTCAGACCTTAAAGGATCAAG GTCTGGAAGTCTTAAAACAAGAGACGGCAGTGGTGGAAAATGTGCCTGTGCTTGGACTGTACCAAACACCCTCTGAGGGGGGAGGTCGCATAGCGCTCTACGGAGACTCCAACTGCATTGATGACAGTCACAGACAGAAAG ACTGTTTTTGGCTGCTGGATGCTCTGCTGCAGTACACTTCATATTCCATGACTCCGCCCAGCCTCACACACTCTAAAAACAGAGTGGTTCCCCCTACAGGCACAGACAGGCCATTACCACAGAGATTGGAAG GTAATCACCTCTACCGTTACTCCAAAGTACTGGAGGCTCATCTAGGTGACCCCAAGCCTCGTCCTCTACCTGCATGCCCTCATCTGTCTTGGGCTAAACCCCAGCCACTTAATGAGACTGCTCCTAG caatCTGTGGAAGCACCAGAAACTACTATCAGTGGACATGGACAAGGTTGTTTTGCCTAATGTAAGGCCATATCGGCCTCAGGTTCGACCCCTGTCTCCTGGAGAAAGTGGAGCCTGGGACATCCCTGGAG GAATAATGCCTGGCCGCTATAATCAAGAGGTGGGCCAGACCATCCCGATGTTTGCGTTTCTTGGTGCCATGGTTGTGCTTTCCTTCTTTGTGGTGCAGTTGACCAAGGCCAAGAGCAAACCCAAGCGCAGGAAGCCCAGAGTGAAACGGCCGCTTTACCttcaacaacagcaacaacaaaccCCTCACTCAGGCAAAAACCCCACCGTATGA
- the slc38a8a gene encoding LOW QUALITY PROTEIN: putative sodium-coupled neutral amino acid transporter 8a (The sequence of the model RefSeq protein was modified relative to this genomic sequence to represent the inferred CDS: deleted 1 base in 1 codon), with protein MEELAKESINFLTKPTLDTSGPKLGSLGAVFIMLKSALGAGLLIFPWAFAKSGGIHSAVTVEMISLVFLISGLVILGYSSSISGQNTYQAVVRDVCGPAIGKLCEICYVFNLFIISVAFLVIVADQLQKLCLSIYELITGLPESEMPYHWYTDQRFALFLLCLFFIFPLSVPKEISIQKYTSVLGTFAATYLTVAITVKYHMRPVHEINLSPLYSSGVSSWASMFSVIPTICFGFQCHEACIAVYSSMENRKLSHWVFISVVSMLICLLIYSLTGVFGYLTFGKNVAPDILMSYSGGDVTIIIARLLFGISIITIYPIIVLLGRSVIQDPLLRQRHKHTAVTASYESRTRVALTTAWVTVALLIAVFVPDISKVISVVGGVSAFFIFVFPGLCLIFVVQSESVSPTLRYLLIAWGMITLFCGTYIFGQSTSIAIMQLLSEI; from the exons ATGGAGGAGCTGGCGAAAGAGAGCATCAACTTTTTAACAAAGCCCACGTTGGACACGAGCGGGCCGAAGTTGGGCTCTTTAGGAGCGGTTTTCATCATGCTGAAGTCCGCGCTGGGAGCAGGGCTTCTCATCTTTCCCTGGGCGTTTGCCAAATCTGGAGGAATTCACTCTGCTGTCACTGTGGAAATG ATTTCTCTTGTGTTCCTGATCAGTGGACTGGTCATCCTGGGCTATTCGTCTTCAATCAGTGGGCAAAACACATATCAGGCTGTGGTCAGAGATGTGTGTGGTCCTGCCATAGGCAAACTCTGTGAGATCTGCTACGTCTTCAATCTTTTCATCATATCTGTTGCTTTTCTAGTCATAGTGGCTGACCAGCTTCAGAAAT TGTGTCTCTCTATTTATGAGTTAATCACAGGCTTGCCAGAATCAGAGATGCCGTACCACTGGTACACAGACCAGAGATTTGCCCTGTTTCTCCTGTGTCTCTTCTTCATTTTCCCTCTCTCTGTCCCGAAGGAGATCAGCATACAGAAGTATACTAG tGTTCTAGGAACTTTTGCTGCCACGTATCTCACTGTAGCCATCACTGTGAAATACCACATGAGGCCCGTCCATGAGATCAATCTGTCACCTCTTTACAGCAGTGG aGTAAGCTCATGGGCTTCGATGTTCAGCGTCATCCCGACTATTTGCTTTGGCTTTCAG TGccatgaggcctgcattgctGTCTACAGTAGTATGGAGAACAGGAAGTTGTCCCACTGGGTCTTCATCTCTGTGGTGTCCATGTTGATCTGCCTCCTCATCTACTCTCTCACTG GAGTCTTTGGGTACCTGACGTTTGGGAAGAACGTTGCTCCTGATATTCTGATGTCGTACAGTGGGGGTGATGTGACCATAATCATTGCCAGGCTGCTGTTTGGAATCTCAATCATCACCATCTAC CCTATCATTGTCTTGCTTGGAAG ATCTGTGATCCAGGATCCACTGCTGCGGCAgcgacacaaacacacagcggTGACAGCGTCTTACGAGAGCCGTACCCGTGTTGCCTTGACCACAGCCTGGGTCACAGTCGCTCTTCTCATAGCAGTGTTCGTTCCAGACATCAGCAAAGTGATCAGTGTTGTCGGGGGAGTCAGTGCCTTCTTCATCTTTGTATTTCCAG GACTTTGCCTAATATTTGTGGTGCAGTCAGAGTCAGTTTCTCCTACACTGAG ATATCTTTTGATTGCATGGGGAATGATCACACTTTTCTGTGGTACCTATATCTTTGGGCAGAGTACTTCAATTGCGATTATGCAACTCCTAagtgaaatttaa